CCTGCGTGAGGTGGGCGAGGCCCTGGGGGAACTGGCGGAGGTGTCCTGGTCGGTGGTGGCCAGCCAACCCGGGGTGGTGCGGTTGGAAGAGCGCGGCATGAACGTGGAGTCGGCGACGCAGGCCGTGTCCGGGGCGCTGGAGCAGGCGCTGACGGCCTTGGAGCAGATGCGCCAGATCGAGGGGGAGGCCATCCGGGTCGACCTGGAGACGCGGCTTGGGCTCATCGAGCGCTGGAGCCGGGAGGTGGCCGGACTGGCCCCGCGTTCCGTGGAGGAGTACCGGCAGCGGCTGACCGAGCGGGTGGCGGAGCTGGCGCGGGGCATCTCGGTGGACGAGCAGCGGCTTGCCCAGGAGGTGGCCCTGTTCGCGGAACGCAGCGACATCGCCGAGGAGATGACGCGGCTGGCGAGTCACCTGGAGCAGTTCCGCCAGCTCATGGGGGCGGGAGAGCCGTCGGGCCGCCGGATGGACTTCCTCGTGCAGGAGATGCACCGCGAGGTAAACACCACGGGTTCCAAGAGCCAGCACGCGGAAATCTCCGCGCGTGTGGTGTCGATGAAGGCAGAAGTCGAGCGCATCCGCGAACAGGTCCAGAACGTCGAATGAACGAGCCCACTGTTTTGCAGCCTGGTCTATTGGTGGTCCTCTCCGCGCCCTCGGGAACGGGGAAGACGACATTGGCGCGTCACCTGCTGGCCGAGGTGCCCAACGCCCTCTTCTCCGTCAGCGTCACGACCCGGCAACCGCGAGGACGGGAGCAGGATGGAGTGGACTACCACTTCGTGGACGTCGCCGCGTTCCAGGAGCGGATCGAGCGGGGTGAGTTCGTGGAGTGGGCCGAGGTGTACGGTCACTTCTATGGAAGTCCGCAGTCGGTGGTGGATGAGGCCCGGGCCCGGCGGGGGATGGCCATCTTCGACATCGACGTTCAGGGCGGGCTGGCGATCAAGCGCAAGCATCCCGATACGGTCTGCATCTTCGTGGTGCCGCCCTCGTTGGAGGAGCTGGAGCGGCGGTTGCGCGAGCGTGGGACCGACGCCGAGGACACCATTCGTCGTCGGATGTTGGCGGCCCGCTCGGAGATCGAGCGAGGTGTCTCCTCCTACGACTACATCATCGTGAACGACAACTTCGATCGGGCTTATGGAGATCTCCACTCGGTGGTGATTGCCGAGCGCTGCCGACAGGGCAGGGTGGATCTCTCCAAGCTCCGGCTGGAGCGCTCCGGGTCTTGAGCTGCTCCTCCGATGGACTGCTTGAATCAGCAAGTTCCTCGGGGGGATTCGTGCTTGGAGATCACACGAAACAGCACGGGGGGAAAAGAGCTTGCGTTGGCGGATCGCTTGGTGGATAAGGCCCCTCACCTCGCGGGCAAGTGTCACGCAAGTGACAGTTGAGCGGAGGGGACGTACTCGTTACTTGGCTGGGACACGCGAGTGATGAGCGAGAACGGCGGCTCGGTTGAAAGAGCTGTTGACTCTCGGCAGGGCGAGGCGATAGAAGCCGCGCCCCCTCGGACGGGAAGGCGAAACCGCACTGGCGGTGGGACCTCCGGACGAGCGCAGCAGAGAGAGACGAAATAAAAAGTCGACGCAGTGAGGTTGACTCGAAACGCGGTGGTGGTAGAAGCCGCCTCCCTCGAAGCCGAAGAAGTCGCGCAAGCGACAAAAGACGGCGGGCGGGAAAAAACGAGTCGACGAAGCGAGTTGACACGACGGGCGGAACGGCAGTAGGTTCCGCGCCCCACGAAAGAGAAAAGCAGCTCTCCTTCGCGGTGAACCGGAAAAGCGAAGCGGCAACGGCCGCTTGACAGCCGAAACGGTTCAGAATAAAAGGGCCGCCCCGCTGAAGCAAAGCGGTGAAGGCAGGCAGGACAGTAGCACAGCGGGACAGCCGGTACAAGCGGCTCGGTCTTTGAAAACCAGATAGCAAACCCAAAGAAGACAGATTGCGGAAACCGCAGTCAATTCTTGAGACGGGTTCCGCGGCGAGTCGGCGTGAGTCGATTGGCAGGAACCCCGATGAACACAGCGAAGT
Above is a window of Cystobacter fuscus DNA encoding:
- a CDS encoding YicC/YloC family endoribonuclease; the protein is MLKSMTGFGAGRARVGDEEFSVEVRSLNHKFCEVKARLPRELAALEPVLVKQVKDRLARGAVDVFIKRHTATAAGTVPVVDVGLAREWARALREVGEALGELAEVSWSVVASQPGVVRLEERGMNVESATQAVSGALEQALTALEQMRQIEGEAIRVDLETRLGLIERWSREVAGLAPRSVEEYRQRLTERVAELARGISVDEQRLAQEVALFAERSDIAEEMTRLASHLEQFRQLMGAGEPSGRRMDFLVQEMHREVNTTGSKSQHAEISARVVSMKAEVERIREQVQNVE
- the gmk gene encoding guanylate kinase, which codes for MNEPTVLQPGLLVVLSAPSGTGKTTLARHLLAEVPNALFSVSVTTRQPRGREQDGVDYHFVDVAAFQERIERGEFVEWAEVYGHFYGSPQSVVDEARARRGMAIFDIDVQGGLAIKRKHPDTVCIFVVPPSLEELERRLRERGTDAEDTIRRRMLAARSEIERGVSSYDYIIVNDNFDRAYGDLHSVVIAERCRQGRVDLSKLRLERSGS